GACTTTTATCATGAAATATGTCAGTAAAGGAAATTCTGATTGAATACAAATAAATCTTCagttaagaaaaataaagaaagaaagttTACAAGAGAGGACGCACTGAAATGTCATACCTTATGTTGAAGTTAAAAAAGAATATTAcagaaaaagtaaaacattaaatAAGCATTCCAAGGATCAATGTATAATTTGAGATCAAGGTGAGATAGATACATGTAGGCTtgacaatcatttcatacaagaaatttggtttagaaaaaaaacacatcaccaaaacTGATCTTTCTTTTACTAATGAACCACACAATGAGATCAAGACAGACCAATATGTCACTACACTATCACTAATATTATCTGAGAAATTAGCCAAactttaaatacaatacaatacaatatgctttattttcaaaaacactCCAGCACATTGACACGCGAAACAAGAGGTAAATACATACTAAATACTAAAGATTAACAAGGATAACTTATCTGTGAAAATCAGGTCAAGAtaagaatacacttgccaaaatGGACATACACACTTTACCACACTTATTACATACAACAGATATGGTTCACATTGAACAATGAACCATTAAAATAAAGTCACGGTCAGATCAGATATATACACCTTACAAACAAcatgtaaacaaattaaatatagtTTACCTAATTAGCTATTACCAACTagtaattgaaagaaaaaaaaccatgaaaaaattaacattgatcaataaaccatgaaaatgagatcatgATCAATCCTGTAATACACCAAATATTGCATTTtgtatctgatatatggacttgatCATTAATGATTAAATAAGTTAACTGATCCATGAAATTTGGTCAATGTCAAGTAACAACTATTTCATAGACATGAGGAACTTGCAATGCATGCTCATATACCAAATCCTATCCAAAGATATCCTATTATTCATTCATATATAAGAGAGAATTAATATTACAAaacgtttttaaaattgtcaCTAGTCAAGATAAATTAGTTGAAACTTTCGTAAAATACAGCATTTACAATcttttttgcaaaaataatttatattttgtcttaATTGTCACATTATTCCCAAAATGGCATAACATTATTTTGACTTCTTTTTCTATAGAGATATGTCACTTGAAAAAATGGAACTACATGTATAACatcaattttgtgtttaaaagtatataaattaGTCAAATGATGTGTCTGCAAAAAGCTGAGACAGCTTCTGAACAAATGAGCATACAAGTTTTTTGTCGCTAGAAACTCTTGGTTTACCAATACTGTTTTTGGcagataaaacatttgaaagtccATCCTCACCTTCACGTTTCCAGATAAGTTTCAAGTGTTCAAAATTTAAACCAGATCCTGAAATATTTTCTGCAGTGGTCATTTTCACCACACCCTGACCAATTAAAAAATGCAGGCTGGGTAAATTCTTAAGcttattcatattaaagttttcTTGTAGCAAATGATCACCAGGTGAGTATGTATGCTTTAAGAGGTCAACTGAAGAAACCTTTGCtgcttttaatatttcatttaacatTGACACGTCGTCCAGTGCATTATGTGcattataatttttattgcaaACATGTTCTGCCAAGTAGGGTTGAGAATATTTTGGAAGTTTTGGAATCTTGGATTTCATAACAGCAATACTGTCAATACAGCCAACACAGCTTTCCAAGTACAGATTGAATAATTTACATTTGTCAGCTGCATTTGACAAAATACGAAAGTCAAACTGTTTTCCATTATGGGCAATAAGAATAGCATTATTGAATTTCTGCAGCCATAAGAAAAAATTACTGAGCGCTTCAAATATTGGTAATGCAGCAACAACTTTGCCATTTAGTCTCAGGTTCGTCCCATCCCACATAATTCCTGTTATGTCTTCAGCTCCTGATGACATTGGAGCTTTTGGTACCACATAACAGGAAAACTGGCTGCCAGCATCATGTTCTACGGCGGCTATCTGAGTTATATGAGGAATAACATTTTGCctaactgtaagaaaaaaaaagaaaattcattttaCTTCGAAATTTAGCATGCTCAAGAAGAAGAAAAATCATTGTAGTATATTGATGTGAATAGCAGAATTTTAAGACTGTCATGCATTAAGAAAGTAATTGTGATATGATATATATGTCATTGTCAGATCtagataaattatataatttgattgTTATCTTGTGTGCATTTTCCCaacatttctgtattttattatcTAGAATGCAATAAGTTCCAAATGTGTTTATGTGTAACAACACTTAAACAGATGTTCTGTAATAGCtaactatgctgtatgggctttgctcattgttgaaggccatacagtgacctatagttgttaatttcagtgccatctggtctcttgtgagaagttgtctcattggcattcataccacatttcttttttatattagggatttaataataatatttaaaagctTTCTAGATTTATAGAAGTCATTGCTTTtcatatatatgttcaaacataATTTATTATATGTCAGCTAACATACTCAAGTCAGTTGTTTCTAAGTCCATTATAATGAAGGATGTAGTAGTGTTTATAAGTCCCtcaacttttgaaaatgttgGCTTTGGTGTGGCATTTGGTATCTGGTGGATATCTGCATCTTTATCTCCAAGGCTAATTTCTACAACAAGCAAATTATATTTACAAACATGTACACACCAGAATACACTCAGTAATTAGTATCAAAAGTTTGATAATGGGTCATTTtctaataaaattcaaaatttcaattgaaCATTTTCATCTGGAATGTGAAAAATGGTGCATGGTTTCAACTAATCTCAATCAATGTACACTTTTTGTATGAGATGAAGTGTACAGAAATAGATTTCATACTTATTTCAGaactgaatgcttctttttataattaattatgGTAGACCGATTCACACCtttcaataaaatttgataagcttaaacagttcatgagtaaatggtAATAAATTAGGCCTCTAGTTATCTCATTTGAACTGTTCTACATTTCTTGTTTCttggtcttttatagctgactttgcattaaggctttggtcattgttgaaggccatagggTGACCTAGAattatttatttctgtgtcatttggtctcttgtggagagttgttgcatttgcaatcataccacaacttcgtttttataataaaacaaacctGAGTCATAGGTTGCTCCTTCAGATGCTTCACATGCTCCTTTGGATGTCATTCTTTCTTCCTTGAGCTGAAGGCGTCTTAACTTTTTATCTAGTTGTGTTGCTTTCTGTTGACGACATTCTCTTTCCATATCTTTCTTTAAGTTGTATGGTACAGTGTAACTGCCTGGAGACAGACCATGTTCTTTAAAAGTCTGAAAAATTAACAAGGtaaataatgacataaaaatgtgttataacatgtatatgcATTATcagtatgtatataatatatgtaatTATAAAAGAACAGGCCAACAAGCAATTTTAAAGATATGCATCTATTTTAATCCTGATATTAAGGGCTGTTGtgttaaagatttttttcaaacatctCCAGTTAACACATAATTATGTTCATCAAAAGTTAAACATTTATAGTTTTCCCCATTGTAATCCAAAACTCCCAGGTACAATTAATTATTACAACTTGGTGCATTTTTCAATAAGTAAATAGTTCACTTTATAATAATACATTTCATTTTccaattgtctttttttttatatatgaatcaaatgttcaaaaaaggaaaaacatttttgaatttaaaattttttaaaaacaattcatgCATAGGAACAAACACACAAAATAGAACTAATGTATCCATAGGACCTTGTTGCCTCTgccttaaaataacaaaaatactccaGTTCGAAAACTTCTTTGTCTCTATCAAAGCCCTATATGAGCATAAATGAATAATCATGCACATTAAGTAACTAAACAAaactggataaaacttttttgtcACGAATCATTAACCTCAGATAAGTAGCTTCGTCCTTCATTTATGCAAGCAGCTGTGGCTTTTAATCTGTAATCTAGACTTTCACTTTCACCATAATGTAAGTGTTTTGGAGCCCGAAGGGTTGCTGCTCTATGGGCAGCTTCACAAGCTTGGCTTGATCCAAGATCTGAATAAACAGTGGCATTTCCAACTATTGGCTCAAACAAACTGACTAACTTTTCACATAGGGCAGGGTTTTTCAAAGGAGCTTTATAAGGCAAACTTCTGTGAAGATACTTCACTCCTGGCTTCCGTTTGTATCCACAAAACCTAGCCTCACACTTACTGTGGTCTCCAAACTGGTGTGGGATAAATGCAGCTAAGTTCCTTTGAAGAGCTTCTGGCTGGCCTTGGTTTTTAGCAAATATATACTTAATTGTTTTGGATAAATGTTTAACAACATGGTTGGTCAGTTTCAAATCTTTCTGGTTTTTTTGGAGGTCATAAAgcttttttacaatatttttgacTGAATGGTTCTTGTCAAGTTTCTTCTTTATATTCACACCAAGCTCTGATCTAATCCTTGCCATCAAAGTGTTGTCACCGTCACCCTCAATAGTCTTGATTGGAGTTCCTTGTTCCATCATCTCTCTGACTGCCTCAAGGCCTGCTTGGCTCTCCATCAACCTTGCTGATCCTCTATGGTTCCAGACACATCTATGAGGTTTAGGTTTCCTGCCTGGCCTGTTTCTCCTCCACCATTTGCAAGTTGCACAGGTTCTGTGTTTAACAACTGTCTTACAAACTTTATTTCCATACTTACGCTTAGTCATCAGAAAAGTATGACCTGCATATTCAAGGAACAAGGAAATGTTATATACTTGTACGGAAACAAATGTTAGCGTAAGTCTTTACTGactaaattcaaaatgttttagaagattaagagttaaaaaaaaatccagcacAATCTAAGCCTGCTAAATTGCCTTGTACAccttgaataataaaattacctttaATTGGGTTATCTCCCCTCGCAAGCCTCCAACCCAAAAATCTTTGCTTTATTTGCAATTTACAATTGACATCAGGATGTAATCTTATATACTAAATAATATAGATGAAGTTAACTTACTTTAATGAATTTTACTTTAATAGTCCATgccaataaatttgtcaaaaataagtGAACCTAACAACATTTAAACTAGATCTATAACCCATCAAGATTAATTTCCATACCAATTATTTGGGGATGAACAGAGGTTTAAGTAATTACCTGTTAAACTATCAAATCCTCTTTTCTGCCACCCATGATCTGCACACACTGTCATCCCAAATGGATTTCTGTCAAGTATTTCAACACTGtataaaatagaacaaatattttttatatctttgtttCTGCATTGAAACAAAACACTTAAAAGAGAAGATAACTATAAACGCTAAGCCTTCAAACTAGTTTATcactgccacattctgtatacatGCGCCAGTTCAAAGTCAGGAACCAGTAATTCAGTAGTTGAATTTTGTTGCTATATATATCATGCtcgtttttcattaattattttgtacatttatcagacagttagttttctccttttaattgtttaatataaGTCATATCAAGACCTTTTGTAGCCAAGtatgcagtattttttttttttgcattgttgaAGAACATGTGGTGACTTATAGTGATTCTTAAAGTGATTCATTTCTATCTTATTTGGtgtcttgtgtagagttgtctcattggcaatcataccccatctccttattttcaaatTGGCTCTGTACCATTGGAAGCATTAAATCATTTTATCCAACTTTATAGATTAAAATTTCAAACTCTATCCTGTACTTAATAAATTATGGACAAAAAGGGAAACAAATAGACTGCAGATCTGGTCCACTGGTAGTAGCTGTCATTTTTAAACAGGGTAGATAACTCTCTAATACttgtaaataaattgtatatatatgtgtaaatGCTTCAAATCTATctttttcaagacaaaatataatataacaattaacacatacatgtacatgtatcttagaAAATTGTTCTATTTATTACCTATTCCCATCTGTGTTTGTCTGTGTATTACTATTAGGTATCACAAATTCTCCAGAATCAATAACAAGGTTAGCATCTCTGAAATCAAAGAAATTATTTGTCATCATTTATACcttgatatacaaatgtaaataaaatttggTTATAAATTGTATCTATATAAGTTGGAATCAGACAGATATGCACTAATAAAAGTGTGCTTAACACATAGTTCACAGTTTATTAGTGTTTTTTCatttgacttgttttacattgtcaatttgaggccttttatagctgactatgtggttttgctcattattgaaggctgtcgGGTTACCAATAGTTGATATTATTTTGGTCTcctatggatagttgtctcattagcaatcatacttcatcttcttttttatattcacctGGTTTCAGACTGTGACACTGCTATTACATCTATCATTTCAGGATAAGAACATGTATTTTCAGATAACTCTTCATGACCAGTGCTgtgaatcataaaaaaatattatataatatgtgcatgatgatgtttcaaataatttttggTACAAAATCCATTTATTTCACTCATTTATCAAATACAATACAACAAAATTGCTATCAATCTGAACCAAAAAAAAAGCCTGTGAGCATCATGTTTTAATCATTTCCTGCaccataaatgtacatgtactttaaaattatttttttgaagaatGAGAAAATCATGTTCATCAATACATCATTTTCCATAACAGTACCCTTGGTTTAATATATACTGGAAGTTTCAAGTAATGCCTCTCACTAAACAAAGTTTGGATTTGTAATCATTACTTATAAATAATGATCAAtaatacagaatttaaaaaagaaatttggCATTTgggaatgatttaaaaaaaaaaatatcattcattgCAACTTACCTAATCAATTGTGTGTTTTGTACATTTGGAGGGACCAATGTTACATCTTCTACAAGGTTGGAATCtctgaaaaattaaatataaatttctgttacaaaaatatactttttcattttgaaaGCACATGTTTATCTGtacaatgttcatgtatgtatataatacaaaatttctTACCAAATACAATGAGGTGAAAAATgttctcaattaaaaaaaataggttgaAATTCTTTATAGAAATACATTAtttcaactacatgtacatgtaccatacaTTTTGTAGCTATTAATAGCCTGCAAATCAAGAATCACAACCCAACCTTAATATTAACTGActaatttttatgtatttataaatccaaacctCATTTCTGCTGCAAAAGCTTCTCGCCCTCTTCTTTCCATACTCATGTTGGCAAAATCTTCAATCATGTCTCCTGCTCTTCTTTCCATGACTTTCAGGTTTTTATGGGAAATGGATGGCAAGTTAAGTGTAGTGAGAACATTGTTCACCCTCTGTGGACCTCCTAAAGAATCtatcatggctaaaaaaaagttaagaatgtATTAAATCT
Above is a window of Mytilus galloprovincialis chromosome 7, xbMytGall1.hap1.1, whole genome shotgun sequence DNA encoding:
- the LOC143082775 gene encoding uncharacterized protein LOC143082775 isoform X1, whose product is MADSVVCRDKRGRFSKTQQETSEPAVAENIEIDHNYGVGHLCIAGATGCAVCCPGIDKLLGSTKINTSTSWHSGRRLVEWGTLLDHLKFCSRCYNGPLILSHETIKGEMKCGLGGYLYIQCTSCQELNRVPYGSTHKENPSSKGMPSFCVNTKLGAAMIDSLGGPQRVNNVLTTLNLPSISHKNLKVMERRAGDMIEDFANMSMERRGREAFAAEMRDSNLVEDVTLVPPNVQNTQLISTGHEELSENTCSYPEMIDVIAVSQSETRDANLVIDSGEFVIPNSNTQTNTDGNSVEILDRNPFGMTVCADHGWQKRGFDSLTGHTFLMTKRKYGNKVCKTVVKHRTCATCKWWRRNRPGRKPKPHRCVWNHRGSARLMESQAGLEAVREMMEQGTPIKTIEGDGDNTLMARIRSELGVNIKKKLDKNHSVKNIVKKLYDLQKNQKDLKLTNHVVKHLSKTIKYIFAKNQGQPEALQRNLAAFIPHQFGDHSKCEARFCGYKRKPGVKYLHRSLPYKAPLKNPALCEKLVSLFEPIVGNATVYSDLGSSQACEAAHRAATLRAPKHLHYGESESLDYRLKATAACINEGRSYLSETFKEHGLSPGSYTVPYNLKKDMERECRQQKATQLDKKLRRLQLKEERMTSKGACEASEGATYDSEISLGDKDADIHQIPNATPKPTFSKVEGLINTTTSFIIMDLETTDLIRQNVIPHITQIAAVEHDAGSQFSCYVVPKAPMSSGAEDITGIMWDGTNLRLNGKVVAALPIFEALSNFFLWLQKFNNAILIAHNGKQFDFRILSNAADKCKLFNLYLESCVGCIDSIAVMKSKIPKLPKYSQPYLAEHVCNKNYNAHNALDDVSMLNEILKAAKVSSVDLLKHTYSPGDHLLQENFNMNKLKNLPSLHFLIGQGVVKMTTAENISGSGLNFEHLKLIWKREGEDGLSNVLSAKNSIGKPRVSSDKKLVCSFVQKLSQLFADTSFD
- the LOC143082775 gene encoding uncharacterized protein LOC143082775 isoform X2, producing MIDSLGGPQRVNNVLTTLNLPSISHKNLKVMERRAGDMIEDFANMSMERRGREAFAAEMRDSNLVEDVTLVPPNVQNTQLISTGHEELSENTCSYPEMIDVIAVSQSETRDANLVIDSGEFVIPNSNTQTNTDGNSVEILDRNPFGMTVCADHGWQKRGFDSLTGHTFLMTKRKYGNKVCKTVVKHRTCATCKWWRRNRPGRKPKPHRCVWNHRGSARLMESQAGLEAVREMMEQGTPIKTIEGDGDNTLMARIRSELGVNIKKKLDKNHSVKNIVKKLYDLQKNQKDLKLTNHVVKHLSKTIKYIFAKNQGQPEALQRNLAAFIPHQFGDHSKCEARFCGYKRKPGVKYLHRSLPYKAPLKNPALCEKLVSLFEPIVGNATVYSDLGSSQACEAAHRAATLRAPKHLHYGESESLDYRLKATAACINEGRSYLSETFKEHGLSPGSYTVPYNLKKDMERECRQQKATQLDKKLRRLQLKEERMTSKGACEASEGATYDSEISLGDKDADIHQIPNATPKPTFSKVEGLINTTTSFIIMDLETTDLIRQNVIPHITQIAAVEHDAGSQFSCYVVPKAPMSSGAEDITGIMWDGTNLRLNGKVVAALPIFEALSNFFLWLQKFNNAILIAHNGKQFDFRILSNAADKCKLFNLYLESCVGCIDSIAVMKSKIPKLPKYSQPYLAEHVCNKNYNAHNALDDVSMLNEILKAAKVSSVDLLKHTYSPGDHLLQENFNMNKLKNLPSLHFLIGQGVVKMTTAENISGSGLNFEHLKLIWKREGEDGLSNVLSAKNSIGKPRVSSDKKLVCSFVQKLSQLFADTSFD